The nucleotide sequence GGGGTCCAGGAAGGCGGGCACCTGGTAGCGGTAGCCGGTGGCCAGGACGAGCCCGTGGGTGGTGAGCGAGAAGTCCCGCTGCTGCTCGGCATGGCGCAGCCCCAGGGTGTACGTGCCGGACAGATCGTCGTACTCCGCGTCGGTGAGCGCGGTGTTGGTCAGCAGCCGCGTGGGCACCGGGCCGCTCACGCTCTTCTGGTAGAGGAGGTCGTAGATGCCGTTGATGAGGTCGGCGTCGATCCCCTTGAACAGGCCCTTCTGGTCACCCTCCAGCCGGTAGCGGGTGTCCTCGGGGAGCGCGTGGAAGTAGTCCACGTACTCGGGCGAGGTCATCTCCAGGGTGAGTTTGGTGTACTCCAGCGGGAAGAAGCGCGGGGAGCGGGTCACCCAGTTCAGCCGGTAGCCGTGGGTGTCGATGTCGGCGAGCAGATCCTGGTAGATCTCGGCCGCGCTCTGGCCGCTGCCGACGATGGTGATGGACTCCTTGGACTGCAGCGTCTCCTTGCTCCCCAGGTAGTCCGTGTTGTGCACCAGATCGCCGTCCAGGCCGCGGCACACCTCGGGGAGGAACGGCGGAGTGCCGGTGCCCAGCACCAGATGGCGGGCGCGGTGCGTGGCGGTCTCGCCGGTGGCGGGACGCAGGGCGCGCACCGTGTAGAGGCCGTCGGCCTCGTCGT is from Streptomyces hygroscopicus and encodes:
- a CDS encoding L-lysine 6-monooxygenase — translated: MSPLTPPETLVPTPHTHDFIAVGLGPYNLGLACLTEPIEELDGLFLESKPEFDWHPGMLLDGVTLQTPFMADLVTLADPTSPYSFLNYLKESGRLYSFYIREIFYPLRAEYNDYCRWAAAKLSSVRFGHEVTSVEYDEADGLYTVRALRPATGETATHRARHLVLGTGTPPFLPEVCRGLDGDLVHNTDYLGSKETLQSKESITIVGSGQSAAEIYQDLLADIDTHGYRLNWVTRSPRFFPLEYTKLTLEMTSPEYVDYFHALPEDTRYRLEGDQKGLFKGIDADLINGIYDLLYQKSVSGPVPTRLLTNTALTDAEYDDLSGTYTLGLRHAEQQRDFSLTTHGLVLATGYRYQVPAFLDPVRDRIRWDGHGRFDVARNYSIDTTGRGIFLQNGATHAHSLTSPDLGMGPYRNSWIIRELLGREHYPVEKSIAFQEFGAPEGAIA